CAACTGACCAAGCTGAAAAGCCTTGAGAGCAGTGCCAAGGGTATTCAGGATCGCCTTGTTAGCGGCGGTGACAAGATGGCGCAACCTGAGCGCGAGCGCCTTGAGCTTGAATTCAAGCAAAAGGCTCGAGATTTTCAGTTTCAATCCAAAGAGCTTAACGAAGCCAAGGCCGTTGCTGACCGCGAAATGCTCAAGCAATTGAAGCCAAAGCTTGATCAGGCGGTAGAAGAGGTTATCAAGAAAGGAGCCTTTGATCTGGTGTTCGAGCGCGGTGCCGTGATTGATGTCAAACCTCAGTACGACGTCACTCGGCAAGTCATCGAGCGCATGAATCAGCTGAAGTAATCATGACCGTAACCATCAAACTCGGCCAATTGGCCGAGTTCCTCGGCGCCACGTTACGTGGCTCTGCGGATAGGGACATCACCGGGCTAGCCACTTTGCAAGAGGCTGGCCCTGGTCAGGTAAGTTTTTTGGCCAATCCTCAATACCGAAAATTCCTTGCTGTTACCCATGCAGCCGCCCTGTTGCTTAAACCGGCTGATGCAGAGGGTTTTGCAGGTGATGCGTTACTGGTGCCAGATCCTTATCTGGCTTACGCAAAGATATCCCATTTATTCGACCCGAAACCCAAGGCTATGCCGGGGGTTCATTCGTCCGCAGTGATTGCTGCGGATGCTCAGGTTGATCCTACCGCCAGTATCGGTGCGTTCGCCGTTATCGAAAGTGGTGCCCGTATCGCCGCAGACGTAACTGTAGGGGCCCACTGTTTTGTCGGCGTTCGCAGCGAAATAGGCGAAGGCGGGTGGTTAGCACCACGGGTCACGCTCTATCACGATGTACGCATAGGCAAGCGAGTTGTAATTCAGTCTGGCGCAGTACTGGGTGGTGAAGGCTTCGGCTTTGCCAATGACAAAGGCATTTGGCAGAAAATCGCGCAGGTCGGCGGTGTTTTGATCGGTGATGACGTTGAGATCGGCGTAAATACCGCTGTCGATCGGGGTGCCCTGGCCGACACGGTTATCGGCAATGGCGTCAAGCTGGATAACCAGATCCAGATCGCCCATAACGTGCAAGTTGGCGATCACACGGCCATGGCGGCATGTGTCGGAATCTCGGGAAGCACGAAAATTGGTAAGCATTGCACCATTGCCGGCGGTGTAGGCATGGTTGGGCACATCGAAGTCTGTGATGGGGTATTTGTCACGGGGATGACCATGGTGACCCGTTCGATCACCGAACCCGGCGCTTATTCTTCGGGGACTGCGATGCAGCCTGCTGCGGAATGGCGCAAGAGCGCGGCGCGTATTCGTCAGTTGGATGACATGTCGCGGCGCTTGCAGCATCTGGAAAAGGTTGTTGAGGCAGTGACCTCGGGCGGTAAAGCTACATCTGATGGCTGATACCTTTTTTATATCAAGCGTGCACAGCCGATAAACTGCCTCCTTGATTTGCAAGAGGAGTGCCGCGCGTTATCCGCGCACTCCCCATCTTTACTACAGGCTTCCCCCGAAATGATGGACATCAACGAGATTCGCGAATACCTGCCTCACCGTTACCCGTTCCTGCTGGTGGATCGGGTAGTCGAGTTGAATGTCGAGGCCAAAAGCATTCGTGCCTATAAGAATGTCAGCATTAATGAGCCTTTTTTCAACGGTCACTTTCCCCAGCATCCTATTATGCCGGGTGTATTGATCATTGAAGCAATGGCTCAAGCTGCCGGCATCCTTGGTTTTAAAATGCTCGATGTGAAGCCATCCGACGGCACGCTTTATTATTTCGTGGGCTCTGACAAATTGCGGTTCCGGCAGCCAGTCTTGCCCGGCGATCAGTTGATTCTTGAAGCTACGTTTATTAGCTGCAAGCGTCAGATCTGGAAATTTCAATGCCAGGCTTCGGTCGACGGCAAGCCGGTTTGCTCCGCAGAAATCATCTGCGCGGAACGTAAACTATGAGTTTGATTGACTCTCGCGCAATCATCGATCCGACGGCCATTCTGGCCGACGACGTAGAGATCGGCCCTTGGTCGATCGTCGGACCTGGTGTGGAAATTGGCGAGGGTACAATCGTTGGGCCACATGTGATTCTCAAAGGCCCTACGAAGATCGGCAAACACAACCATATCTATCAGTTTTCATCGATAGGTGAGGACACGCCTGATCTCAAATATAAAGGCGAAGAGACGCGCTTGGTCATCGGCGATCACAATGTCATTCGCGAAGGTGTAACAATCCATCGCGGAACTATTCAAGATCGAGCGGAGACCACGTTAGGTGATCACAACTTGATCATGGCCTATGTGCATATCGGCCACGACAGCGTCATCGGCAATCATTGCATTCTGGTCAACAACACTGCGTTGGCGGGTCATGTGCATGTTAATGATTGGGCGATTCTGTCTGGTTTCACGCTTGTGCATCAGTTTTGCCATATCGGTGCCCACAGTTTTTCAGGTATGGGCACCGCGATTGGCAAGGATGTCCCCGCGTTCGTGACTGTGTTCGGCAACCCTGCGCAGGCACGTAGCATGAACTTCGAAGGTATGCGTCGTCGTGGGTTCAGTGAAGAGGCTATCCACGCGCTACGCCGAGCCTACAAAGTTGTCTATCGCCAAAGCCTGACGGTTGATCAGGCTATCGCTGAGCTGGCCGAGCCAGCCGCGCTGTTTCCTGAAGTCGCAGTATTTCTTGAGTCCATTCAAACGTCGACCCGTGGCATAACTCGCTAATGAATTCGTTGATGATCAAGACACTGCGTGTTGCGCTGGTTGCAGGCGAAGCGTCCGGAGATATTCTTGGGGCAGGCTTGATGCGTGCGCTCAAGGCGCGGCACCCCGATGTCGAGTTCATCGGCGTTGGCGGTCCCCTGATGCAGGCCGAGGGTTTAGTGTCTTATTTTCCGATGGAGCGGTTGTCGGTGATGGGGCTGATTGAGGTCCTTGGCCGCCTTAAGGAGCTGCTGGCTAAACGTAAGCAACTGATCCAAACGTTGATCAGCGAAAAGCCCGACGTGTTCATCGGCATCGATGCCCCGGACTTCAACCTCACTATCGAACTCAAGTTGCGCCGTGCCGGTATAAAGACCGTGCACTACGTCAGCCCATCGGTATGGGCGTGGCGGCAAAAGCGCGTATTGAAGATCCGCGAAGGCTGCGATTTGATGCTGACGCTGCTACCGTTTGAAGCGCGCTTTTACGAAGAGAAGGGTGTGCCGGTGCGGTTTGTCGGCCACCCATTGGCCGACACCATCCCGCTGGAATCAGATCGTGCGGCTGCTCGTGCAGTATTGGGCTTGCCAGATGGCGTTGTGATTGCGCTGATGCCAGGCAGTCGGGGCGCAGAAGTCGGTAAGCTAGGCGGCCTGTTTTTCGACGCCGCCGAGCGCCTGATGTTACTGCGCCCAGGTATCCGGTTTGTGCTGCCCTGCGCAAGCCCCCAGCGACGCATTCAGATCGAGACCTTGCTGCAAGGACGCGACCTTCCCGTTCTGCTGCTTGATGGTCTGTCGCACCTTGCACTCGCTGCCTGCGATGCGGTGTTGATCGCCTCAGGCACTGCGACACTTGAAGCGCTGCTGTACAAACGACCAATGGTGGTTGCCTATCGTTTGGCACCGATTACCTTTTGGATACTCAAGCGTCTGGTGAAAAGCCCTTACGTCTCGCTGCCTAACCTGCTTGCACAGCGTTTGCTGGTCCCTGAGTTATTACAGGAAGCTGCGACCGCCGAGACCCTCGCGCAAACCTTGCTGCCGTTGCTTGAAAGTGGCGAAGTGCAAACGCAGGGCTTCGATGAGATTCACCGGACCTTACGCCGCGACGCCTCCAATCAGGCCGCCGATGCGGTGCTTGGGTTGTTGGGTCAATCGCCTTCACAGTGAGTTCGTTATAAATGCAAATGGGTTTGGACTTTAATCTGGTCGAAGAACTGGTCGCCGGTGTCGACGAAGTCGGTCGCGGTCCTCTCTGTGGCGCCGTAGTGACGGCCGCTGTGATTCTTGATCCACGCAGACCCATCCTGGGCCTTAACGATTCAAAAAAACTCACCGAAGCTCGTCGGGAAAAACTTTACGACGAGATCTGTGAAAAAGCCCTGTGCTGGTTCATAGCGCGGGCTGAAGTCGAAGAAATCGACGAGCTGAATATTCTCCACGCCACCATGCTGGCGATGAAGCGTGCGGTCGAAGGTTTGATCATTGTCCCTAAGCTGGCGTTGATCGACGGCAATCGCTGCCCTCAACTGTCAGTGCCCAGCGCCTCGGTTATTCAGGGCGACGCGTCGGTACCGGCCATCGCAGCGGCTTCTATCCTGGCCAAAGTCAGCCGGGACCGTGAAATGGCAGCGTTCGAGCTGATTTACCCCGGTTATGGGATGGGTGCTCACAAAGGCTATCCGACCCCCGTTCACCTGGAAGCATTGGCGCGTCTAGGTCCGACACCCATCCACCGACGTTCGTTTGCCCCTGTGCGAGCGGCTTACGAAGCTCAAGCCATGATGCTGCAAAGTCCACTCTCAATATTTGCGCCGGGCTGATGTTTTAACCGAGGCCCGGTAGAATCCGGGCCTTCGTTTTTTGAATTTCGCGCTATAGGATCAACATGCCGGCTTCTTTCGTTCATCTACGCCTGCACACTGAATATTCTCTGGTTGATGGTCTGGTCCGGGTCAAACCGTTGGTCAAGACTTTGGCCGCCATGAATATGCCAGCCGTGGCCGTGACCGATCAGAACAACATGTGTTCGCTGGTCAAATTCTATAAAGCGGCCATGGGCGCGGGTATCAAGCCGATCTGTGGCGCGGATTTGTGGCTGTCCAACAAGGATGCAGACGCCGGGTTGAGCCGAATAAGCCTGTTGGTGATGAATGCCAAAGGTTACCGCAACCTTACCGAATTGATTTCCCGTGGCTTCATCGATGGCCAGCGCAACGGCCAAGTGATCATTGAGCGTGAATGGGTCGCGCAGGCCAGTGAAGGTCTGATCGCATTGTCGGCAGCCAAAGAAGGCGAGATCGGCATGGCCTTGCTCGCTGGAAATCCCGGCGAAGCGGAGCAATTGCTGCGTGATTGGATGGCAGTATTCCCAGACCGTTTTTATGTGGAAGTACAGCGCACTAACCGCCCTAATGACGAAGAACATTTACACGCAGCTGTCGCCTTGGCTGACCGGCTGGGTGCGCCAGTGGTGGCCACCAACGATGTGCGCTTTATCAAGCAGGAAGACTTTGAGGCCCATGAAACCCGGGTTTGTATCGGCGAGGGCCGTGCGCTTGATGACCCACGCCGCTCACATAACTACAGCGATCAGCAATACCTTAAAACGGCAGCGGAAATGGCCGAGCTGTTCAGTGATTTGCCTGAGGCGCTGATAAACACCGTCGAAATTGCCAAGCGTTGCAATATCGAAGTGAAGCTAGGTACGCACTTTCTGCCTAACTTCCCGATTCCTGAAGGCCTGACCATGGATGAGTACTTCCGTAAGGTCTCGTTCGATGGTCTTGAAGACCGTCTTTCGGTATTAATGCCAAAGGACACCACCGAGGATTACGACGCCAAGCGTCAGGTGTACGTCGATCGGCTGAATTTCGAGCTGGATATCATTATCCAGATGGGCTTCCCCGGTTACTTTCTGATCGTAATGGACTTCATCCAGTGGGCCAAAAGCAACGGCGTTCCAGTGGGGCCAGGCCGTGGGTCGGGCGCTGGCTCGTTGGTGGCTTACGTTCAGAAGATCACCGACCTTGATCCACTGGAATACGACCTGCTATTTGAACGTTTCTTGAACCCTGAACGGGTATCGATGCCCGACTTCGATGTCGACTTCTGCATGGACGGTCGCGACCGAGTCATCGAGTATGTGGCGCAGAAGTACGGGCGCAATGCGGTTAGCCAGATCATTACTTTCGGTTCAATGGCTGCCAAGGCCGTGATCCGCGACGTTGCCCGGGTCCAGGGCAAGTCTTACGGCCTGGCGGATCGCCTGTCGAAAATGATCCCGTTTGAAGTCGGCATGACCTTGGAGAAAGCCTACGAGCAGGAAGAAACTCTGCGCGATTTCATCAAGATCGATGAAGAGGCCGCCGAAATATGGGAGATGGCCCGCAAGCTTGAAGGCATTGTGCGCAACGTCGGTAAGCACGCTGGCGGCGTTGTTATCGCACCGACCAAGCTGACTGACTTCTCGCCGATTTATTGCGATGAAATGGGTGATGGCCTGGTGACCCAATTCGACAAGGATGACGTCGAGGCTGCCGGGCTGGTGAAGTTTGACTTCCTCGGTCTGCGAACCCTGACCATCATTGACTGGGCACTGAAGACGATCAACCGCGAGCGCGCCAAGGTCGACGAGCTGCCGCTGGATATCGCGTTTATCCCGCTGGATGACAAGGCGACGTACAGCCTGCTGCAAAAGGCCGAAACCACAGCGGTGTTCCAGCTTGAGTCGCGTGGCATGAAAGAGCTAATCAAAAAGCTCAAGCCCGACTGCTTGGAAGATTTGATCGCACTGGTAGCGCTGTTCCGCCCAGGCCCCCTGCAATCAGGCATGGTAGACGACTTCATCAACCGAAAGCATGGCCGCGCAGAGCTATCGTATCCCCATGTTGATTATCAGTACGAGGGCCTCAAACCGGTACTGGCGCCGACATACGGCATCATTTTGTATCAAGAGCAAGTGATGCAGATCGCTCAGGTCATGGCCGGTTATACCCTTGGCGGCGCCGATATGCTGCGTCGAGCTATGGGTAAGAAAAAACCCGAGGAGATGGCCAAACAACGTGGCGGTTTCATTGAGGGCTGTAAAAACAACAACATTGAAGCGGACCTGGCCGGTAACATTTTCGACCTGGTGGAAAAATTCGCTGGTTATGGCTTCAACAAGTCTCACTCGGCCGCCTACGGGTTGGTGTCGTATCAGACCGCATGGCTGAAAACCCACTACCCGGCTCCGTTCATGGCCGCCGTGTTGTCGGCCGATATGCACAACACCGACAAGGTTGTGACCTTGATCGAAGAAGTGCGCAATATGAAGTTGCGCCTCGACGCGCCGGACGTGAACACCTCGGAATACAAGTTCACTGTCAGCGACGACGGCCGGATATTGTACGGACTTGGTGCAATCAAAGGCGTGGGCGAAGGACCGGTAGAAGCGATTACGGAGTCACGTCAGGCCGGGCCCTTCAAGGATTTGTTCGATTTTTGCGCGCGCGTCGACCTCAAACGTATTAATAAACGGACCTTGGACGGCTTGATCCGCAGCGGTGCGCTGGATCGCCTGGGGCCATATTTTGAAGACAATGTAGACGTCAAAACCTACCAGGCTAATCTCGATCGTAATCGTTCGGTGCTGTTGGCGGCGCTGGAAGAAGCAATCCAGGCGGCTGAACAAACTGCGCGCAGTCATGACAGCGGGCACTCGGATCTGTTTGGCGGCTTGTTCGTCGAGCCTGATGCCGACGTTTATGCGAACCATCGAAAAGCCAAAGAGCTGAGCTTGAAAGACCGTTTACGCGGGGAAAAAGAGACCTTGGGTCTGTACCTCACCGGGCACCCTATTGACGAATACGAAGGCGAAATTCGCCGTTTCGCTCGTCAGCGCATCATCGATCTGAAGCCTGCCCGTGACACTCAGACCGTTGCCGGTTTGATCATTGCGTTGCGGGTTATGAAGAATAAAAAGGGCGACAAAATGGGCTTCATTACCCTCGATGACCGTTCGGGGCGAATTGAAGCGTCGCTGTTTGCCGAGGCTTTCCATTCCGCGCAGTCGTTGTTGCAGACCGACGCGATGGTGGTGGTTGAAGGGGAAGTCAGCAATGACGACTTCTCCGGCGGCCTGCGTTTGCGGGCCAAGCGGGTGATGAGTCTTGAGGATGCGCGAACCAATCTTGCAGAAAGCCTGCGGTTAAAAATTCATGCCGACGCGCTCAAGGGTGATCGTCTCAAATGGCTGGGGGAATTGTGCAAGCGTCACCGTGGCGCGTGCCCGATCACACTTGACTACACCGGCATGGGCGCGAAGGCCTTGCTGCAGTTTGGTGAAGCGTGGCGAATCGATCCGGCGGACAGCTTGATTCAAGCGCTGCGTGACCAGTTCGGACGTGAGAACGTCTTCCTGCAATACCGTTGAAATAGTGCATGCCTGTAAATCCGGCCTGCGCTCAACCATAATTTTTAATCTCGACCTGGATGCGCCTGTTCCCGTAAGGTATGGCGCACACGGATCAACCGGCCGGCCCCTTGGCCGTCGACCCAAGACGGATGCCTATGAACCCGAATTTTCTCGATTTCGAACAGCCGATCGCTGACCTTCAAGCCAAGATCGAAGAATTGCGCTTGGTCGGTAATGACAACTCGCTAAACATCGGCGACGAAATTTCCCGTCTGCAAGAGAAGAGCAATACGCTCACCGAAAGCATTTTCGGCAACTTGACCAGTTGGCAGATCGCGCGCATGGCGCGTCATCCACGTCGTCCTTACACCCTGGACTACATCGAGCACATCTTTACTGAGTTCGACGAGCTGCACGGTGATCGGCACTTCTCCGACGACGCTGCCATTGTCGGTGGTGTTGCGCGTCTTGATGACCAGCCAGTAATGATTATCGGCCACCAGAAAGGCCGCGAAGTGCGCGAGAAAGTTCGTCGCAACTTTGGCATGCCACGGCCCGAAGGCTACCGCAAAGCCTGCCGTCTGATGGAAATGGCCGAGCGCTTCAAAATGCCGATCCTGACGTTCATCGATACGCCAGGCGCTTACCCGGGCATCGATGCCGAAGAGCGTAACCAGAGCGAAGCAATTGCCTGGAACTTGCGGGTAATGGCTCGTCTTAAAACGCCGATCATCGCTACCGTGATTGGTGAAGGTGGATCAGGCGGTGCATTGGCCATTGGTGTCTGCGATCAATTGAACATGCTCCAGTACTCGACGTACGCAGTGATTTCGCCGGAAGGCTGTGCCTCGATCCTGTGGAAAACCGCCGAAAAAGCCCCTGATGCGGCTGAAGCCATGGGCATTACGGCAGAGCGTCTCAAAGGTTTGGGCATTGTCGATAAAGTTATTAGCGAACCCTTGGGCGGTGCGCACCGCGACCCGGCGACTGCTGCTGCTTCGATCCGAACGGAATTGAGCAGCCAGTTGGCGATGCTCAAAAAATTCGACACAGACGCGCTGTTGGCTCGTCGTTACGAGCGCCTGATGAGCTACGGTCTCTGATTGCAGCCCCTCAATCCTGTGGGACCGAATTTATTCGGGAAGTGAGCGCACGGTATGTTCGATAGACCGCGTTGTTGTCTTCGCGATTGAATTAGCTCCTACGGGGTGAACTGCGCCCCAAATGTTGGACACCCATCCAACTACCGGGGTGTTTTTCATGGGTAAATATTCAACGCAGTTCAAGCGGTCCGCCATCAATGCTTTCCTTGAGCGCGGTCAAGGTTTTCGTCACATAGCCGCTCAATTTCAGATGGACCCTACGTTGCTCCGTCGTTGGGTGGCGGCCTACGAGCTGCACGGGGAAGCCAGCCTGCAGGGGCGTATGAAGGAACATGGTCCCGAGTTCAAACTGTCCGTTGTCCAGCACATGGAGCGTGAGAAGTTGTCATTTCGGCAAACGGCTGCGATTTTCAATCTGGGCAATTCAACGCAGATAGGCAGATGGCAGCAGCAATATTACAGTGGCGGCATCGAAGCCCTGACGTCAGGGAAAAAAGGCCCACGTAACGTTATGCCAAAGCCCCCCGCCAAGCCCCGCAAACCGGCAGTGCTCACCGACGAAGAGCGCGCCCACAAAGAGTTGCTCGACGAACTTCAGTACCTGCGCATGGAGAACGCCTACCTAAAAAAGTTAAAGGTGTTAGGCGAGGAGGCGATGAGGCGGGACAAAGAAGCGAAGAAAAAGCCTGGGTAGTCACTGAGCTGAGGAGCGATTTTCCAATCGACGCCCTGCTCAAGCTGGTCGGCTTGGCACGCAGTACTTACTACTATCAGGTCAAGGTACTGGCTGCCGGGGATAAATTTGCTCCGCTGAAAGCCTCTATTCAGACTATCCAGGACCAGCATAAGGGCCGCTATGGCTATCGCCGGATGACCGCCACGCTGCTCAAGGGCGGGTGGATAGTGAACAGCAAAACGGTACGCAGGCTGATGGCCGAACTAAACCTCAAGTGCACGGTGCGAGCCAAGAAGTATAAATCGTACAAAGGCCCTGAGGGGCAGGTAGCACCTAACACGTTGGCTCGGCAATTCGAGGCCGACCAGCCGAATGAGAAATGGGTGACCGACGTTACCGAGTTCAAGGTAGCCGGTGAAAAGCTCTACCTGTCGCCGATACTGGACTTGTACAACGGAGAGATCGTGGCGTACCAGAC
The nucleotide sequence above comes from Pseudomonas sp. AB6. Encoded proteins:
- the dnaE gene encoding DNA polymerase III subunit alpha, with amino-acid sequence MPASFVHLRLHTEYSLVDGLVRVKPLVKTLAAMNMPAVAVTDQNNMCSLVKFYKAAMGAGIKPICGADLWLSNKDADAGLSRISLLVMNAKGYRNLTELISRGFIDGQRNGQVIIEREWVAQASEGLIALSAAKEGEIGMALLAGNPGEAEQLLRDWMAVFPDRFYVEVQRTNRPNDEEHLHAAVALADRLGAPVVATNDVRFIKQEDFEAHETRVCIGEGRALDDPRRSHNYSDQQYLKTAAEMAELFSDLPEALINTVEIAKRCNIEVKLGTHFLPNFPIPEGLTMDEYFRKVSFDGLEDRLSVLMPKDTTEDYDAKRQVYVDRLNFELDIIIQMGFPGYFLIVMDFIQWAKSNGVPVGPGRGSGAGSLVAYVQKITDLDPLEYDLLFERFLNPERVSMPDFDVDFCMDGRDRVIEYVAQKYGRNAVSQIITFGSMAAKAVIRDVARVQGKSYGLADRLSKMIPFEVGMTLEKAYEQEETLRDFIKIDEEAAEIWEMARKLEGIVRNVGKHAGGVVIAPTKLTDFSPIYCDEMGDGLVTQFDKDDVEAAGLVKFDFLGLRTLTIIDWALKTINRERAKVDELPLDIAFIPLDDKATYSLLQKAETTAVFQLESRGMKELIKKLKPDCLEDLIALVALFRPGPLQSGMVDDFINRKHGRAELSYPHVDYQYEGLKPVLAPTYGIILYQEQVMQIAQVMAGYTLGGADMLRRAMGKKKPEEMAKQRGGFIEGCKNNNIEADLAGNIFDLVEKFAGYGFNKSHSAAYGLVSYQTAWLKTHYPAPFMAAVLSADMHNTDKVVTLIEEVRNMKLRLDAPDVNTSEYKFTVSDDGRILYGLGAIKGVGEGPVEAITESRQAGPFKDLFDFCARVDLKRINKRTLDGLIRSGALDRLGPYFEDNVDVKTYQANLDRNRSVLLAALEEAIQAAEQTARSHDSGHSDLFGGLFVEPDADVYANHRKAKELSLKDRLRGEKETLGLYLTGHPIDEYEGEIRRFARQRIIDLKPARDTQTVAGLIIALRVMKNKKGDKMGFITLDDRSGRIEASLFAEAFHSAQSLLQTDAMVVVEGEVSNDDFSGGLRLRAKRVMSLEDARTNLAESLRLKIHADALKGDRLKWLGELCKRHRGACPITLDYTGMGAKALLQFGEAWRIDPADSLIQALRDQFGRENVFLQYR
- the lpxD gene encoding UDP-3-O-(3-hydroxymyristoyl)glucosamine N-acyltransferase, giving the protein MTVTIKLGQLAEFLGATLRGSADRDITGLATLQEAGPGQVSFLANPQYRKFLAVTHAAALLLKPADAEGFAGDALLVPDPYLAYAKISHLFDPKPKAMPGVHSSAVIAADAQVDPTASIGAFAVIESGARIAADVTVGAHCFVGVRSEIGEGGWLAPRVTLYHDVRIGKRVVIQSGAVLGGEGFGFANDKGIWQKIAQVGGVLIGDDVEIGVNTAVDRGALADTVIGNGVKLDNQIQIAHNVQVGDHTAMAACVGISGSTKIGKHCTIAGGVGMVGHIEVCDGVFVTGMTMVTRSITEPGAYSSGTAMQPAAEWRKSAARIRQLDDMSRRLQHLEKVVEAVTSGGKATSDG
- a CDS encoding acetyl-CoA carboxylase carboxyltransferase subunit alpha, which codes for MNPNFLDFEQPIADLQAKIEELRLVGNDNSLNIGDEISRLQEKSNTLTESIFGNLTSWQIARMARHPRRPYTLDYIEHIFTEFDELHGDRHFSDDAAIVGGVARLDDQPVMIIGHQKGREVREKVRRNFGMPRPEGYRKACRLMEMAERFKMPILTFIDTPGAYPGIDAEERNQSEAIAWNLRVMARLKTPIIATVIGEGGSGGALAIGVCDQLNMLQYSTYAVISPEGCASILWKTAEKAPDAAEAMGITAERLKGLGIVDKVISEPLGGAHRDPATAAASIRTELSSQLAMLKKFDTDALLARRYERLMSYGL
- the lpxB gene encoding lipid-A-disaccharide synthase gives rise to the protein MIKTLRVALVAGEASGDILGAGLMRALKARHPDVEFIGVGGPLMQAEGLVSYFPMERLSVMGLIEVLGRLKELLAKRKQLIQTLISEKPDVFIGIDAPDFNLTIELKLRRAGIKTVHYVSPSVWAWRQKRVLKIREGCDLMLTLLPFEARFYEEKGVPVRFVGHPLADTIPLESDRAAARAVLGLPDGVVIALMPGSRGAEVGKLGGLFFDAAERLMLLRPGIRFVLPCASPQRRIQIETLLQGRDLPVLLLDGLSHLALAACDAVLIASGTATLEALLYKRPMVVAYRLAPITFWILKRLVKSPYVSLPNLLAQRLLVPELLQEAATAETLAQTLLPLLESGEVQTQGFDEIHRTLRRDASNQAADAVLGLLGQSPSQ
- the fabZ gene encoding 3-hydroxyacyl-ACP dehydratase FabZ is translated as MMDINEIREYLPHRYPFLLVDRVVELNVEAKSIRAYKNVSINEPFFNGHFPQHPIMPGVLIIEAMAQAAGILGFKMLDVKPSDGTLYYFVGSDKLRFRQPVLPGDQLILEATFISCKRQIWKFQCQASVDGKPVCSAEIICAERKL
- a CDS encoding OmpH family outer membrane protein — encoded protein: MRKLTQLVLLATALIATPAFAEMKIAVLNYQMALLESDAAKKYAVDAEKKFGPQLTKLKSLESSAKGIQDRLVSGGDKMAQPERERLELEFKQKARDFQFQSKELNEAKAVADREMLKQLKPKLDQAVEEVIKKGAFDLVFERGAVIDVKPQYDVTRQVIERMNQLK
- the rnhB gene encoding ribonuclease HII, giving the protein MQMGLDFNLVEELVAGVDEVGRGPLCGAVVTAAVILDPRRPILGLNDSKKLTEARREKLYDEICEKALCWFIARAEVEEIDELNILHATMLAMKRAVEGLIIVPKLALIDGNRCPQLSVPSASVIQGDASVPAIAAASILAKVSRDREMAAFELIYPGYGMGAHKGYPTPVHLEALARLGPTPIHRRSFAPVRAAYEAQAMMLQSPLSIFAPG
- a CDS encoding IS3 family transposase (programmed frameshift): MGKYSTQFKRSAINAFLERGQGFRHIAAQFQMDPTLLRRWVAAYELHGEASLQGRMKEHGPEFKLSVVQHMEREKLSFRQTAAIFNLGNSTQIGRWQQQYYSGGIEALTSGKKGPRNVMPKPPAKPRKPAVLTDEERAHKELLDELQYLRMENAYLKKLGVRRGGDEAGQRSEEKAWVVTELRSDFPIDALLKLVGLARSTYYYQVKVLAAGDKFAPLKASIQTIQDQHKGRYGYRRMTATLLKGGWIVNSKTVRRLMAELNLKCTVRAKKYKSYKGPEGQVAPNTLARQFEADQPNEKWVTDVTEFKVAGEKLYLSPILDLYNGEIVAYQTDTSPRYALVGNMLEKALKRLPEGAKPMVHSDQGWQYRYHIYRNRLEEMSLEQSMSRKGNCHDNATMESFFGTLKSEFFYRERFDSVAQLEAGLDEYIHYYNHERIKMKLNGLSPVAYRTQAA
- the lpxA gene encoding acyl-ACP--UDP-N-acetylglucosamine O-acyltransferase yields the protein MSLIDSRAIIDPTAILADDVEIGPWSIVGPGVEIGEGTIVGPHVILKGPTKIGKHNHIYQFSSIGEDTPDLKYKGEETRLVIGDHNVIREGVTIHRGTIQDRAETTLGDHNLIMAYVHIGHDSVIGNHCILVNNTALAGHVHVNDWAILSGFTLVHQFCHIGAHSFSGMGTAIGKDVPAFVTVFGNPAQARSMNFEGMRRRGFSEEAIHALRRAYKVVYRQSLTVDQAIAELAEPAALFPEVAVFLESIQTSTRGITR